GAGATAGAAGAGCTCGAGGATTGAAGCACCCCTATCCTCCAACCCAATGCCGTTAAGTTAAGTGAAAAAGAAACACGGGGTCAAGACCCCGGCTTTAATACAATGTAGAAGAACAGAGAGCACGGGGCTTTAGCCCCGTGTGCACTATGCTGCAGGGGTTGTTTTATAAAGCGACGCCCCACCAGAACGATCTTGCTCTGTCTTCATACGACCACAGCCGATTATGCAGCTCCGGCCCGCGGTGACGGAAAAAGATATTCCCGCCGTGCCTGAAACTGCGCATGCCGGCAAGCGACTTCACCGCTATGCGGTCGACGGAAAAGAATTCCCCGAGCCCTGTGGGCTCATCGACGCCGGAGGTGTGGCGGATGACTGACGCATGCTCGCCGGCGATATGCGCGAGATAGATGCATTCTTCCCAGTATGAGGCATCGTGCCGGAAGCGTTTTATCCCGTCCGGCAGTGCGACGATGCCGTAGAGCGTTCCGCCGGAAATGAAATAGTCGATGATGATCTTTGCAGCACCGGGTATCTCGCCGTGCACCGAGAGCGTATGCTCGCCCGCATCGATGTGTGAGACGCTAAGCACATTCCCTTTGTATCGGATTTCCCCGAAGCGCACACCCTGGTCGTTGATCGAGATAACAGCGCCGGTCTTCGCGTCAATGGCGACGGTGCGTCCCTCAGCGGATATCGATGTTTCTTTTATTGTTGCTGCAGACGGTGTGATCCTCGGTCTGTCCTCGATAATGTCCGGCAGACGCACGGTGTCCTTTATATATCGCGCAACACCGCGCGGACCGTCGCTCGAAACGCGGTAGCGCGGACCGATGTATTCGGTGAGATACATCTCCATGAACGCACCCTGCTTGAAGTAGGGGAGTATATACGCGTCGTGTGCCTCCCCCTCAAGGAGGCGTATCAGCTCATGATGCTCTAGCTCTCCCTGTCTTTCTGCGTCTTCGAGCCGTGCCGCCTCGGCGTTCCAGTACGCATGCAGCGTCGATGACATCCCCATTTCATAGCGGTGATAATTGTTCGCGGGAAGCCCGAGGTCATAGGTGTGTTCATCAAGCGTGAAATAGCGTTCCATCGGCGTTCCTTTCACGGCGGCGAAGAAGGCGCTTGGCGTCATGAATTCACCGAATAATTTCCCGAAGCGGTTCGCGCGTATGAATTCCTCCTGATACGCGCCGACGAACGTCTGGTCGATGAACGATGTTATCGCCGCGAAGGGAATGCCGTCGTCGATGGTCTTCGATACGAGCTCGGGCCAGTCGCGGAATATCGATGAGCCGTGCTTCTCGCTTTTCGACGCATGCGAGGGGAGGGCGGTTATCGTTCTGCCGTCATATCCCTTCCATTCGATGACGGGCTCATTGCAGTCCGGGGCGCTCCCAAGATTCTGCGCGCGATGAATGGCATAACGATATCCATTGTCCTTCAGTATACCCGGCATGTTCGGATGAAGCGCCATTTCCTGCGCGGCATAGACGACGGGGCGGCGCTTGAAAAGCTTCTCGAACGCTTCGATGCCCACGGTGATATGTTTCTTCTGGTCCCACACACGCCAGAGCTGCATGTACGGCTGACCCCAGGTGCCGTTGACGAATTCGATGATGCCGCTCTTCCATGCGTCGGCGAATTCCTTTATCGTCTTCGGATGCGTATCATTGAGATTGACGAGCGTTCCCGCGCTGATGTCGGGGGCGAAACGATATCCGAAATTCTTCGCCCACGAGAGATAGAGCGCGAGCACTTTCATCGCGCCCTCGGGCCAGTCGTACTCCGCATATCCTTCATCGCGAAAGAGGATGCCGCCATGGGGCATATGCATTATATAGAGGGGAAGTCCTGCGGCGGCAATTCGCGTCTGCTTGAGAAGCATATACGCGGACGCCAGTTTCTTCTTGGCATCGCCGAATTTTCCCGCAACATACGAGCGCGCTGCTGATGTCGCAGCGTTCACGGCGCTTTTCATATCGAACGGTGTGTGCCGGAGCCCTGCGAGCCGTGCGATGAGCATTGCCGCAATGCCGTATGCATGGAAATCGCGGCGCATATCGTTCTGCCTGATGGAACGAGCATCCCCTTTTGCACGGAGTATCGTTTCCGCTGTAAGCGCAACAATATCGCCGATGATCGCGGGCTCGGCCATGTTGAGATAGCTGCGGATGAGCGCGAGCGGATCGAAGGCGAACACCGCTGTTCCCGGCTTTACGACAGCGCCGGGGAGCTCCGCTATCGATGCAAGTCGTGTCCATGCTTTTGATATGCCGAAGCGCCGATAATTGTTCGGATTATAAAGCACTCGTTCGCCGTGCATCCCGGCAAAGACGATACGCTCTTTCTGCGCACGGCATATGTCCGATGCACGGAGCCCGGGGAAGGGCGGCGGCGTTTCGCCGAGGGAGAGAAAGACGGCAGCGTGCTTCTTTTTTGCCGTAAGCACATACGGGTCGAAAAGCGCGGATATCGCATAACCAGCCATATCATCGGCGATGCCATGGAATTCAACGGACATGCTTTCCGATGCGGAGGCGATGATATGCTTTATGACCTGAGGACGTTCTGTACTTATCTGCATGCTGCGGTGCTTATTTGCGCGATACGGGCAGTCTGTCGAATTCCCATCCCATCATGCCGCCCTTCATGTTGAAAAGGCCGGTATATCCGCTTTCGCTCATGAACGCCGCGGACTTGCCGCTCCTGTTGCCGCTTCTGCAGAGAATGAGATAGGTCTTTTTCTTATCGAGCTTCGCTATGCGTTCCTTGAAGTCCGGCGCGTAATAATCGATATTCGTTGCGCCGGCGATATGTCCCTCGGCGAATTCATTCGGCGTCCGAACATCGAGTATGACGAAATTCTTCGCGCCTTTGTTCGTTGTGATGAGCGCCATCGCTTCCTTAGCGGTGATATGCGATATGTTCGCATCGGCCGCCTGCGTGCGCTTTCCGATGAGCACAAAAAGCACGAGCGCGATGAGCAATGCCCCCGCGGATATCGGTACGAGAGGGATATCTTTCATGGTCGGCTCCTTGCCGTGAACGGGCGCGCAGTCGTTATGCGAGCGTCGTCGTGATGCGGTTGTATATCTCGTCGATAGTGCCCATGCCATTGGTGTTCTTCACCAGCTTCTGCTTCGCATAGTGCCCCAGCACCGGTTCGGTCTGGTTCTTGAAGACCGAAAGGCGGTTGCGGATCGTGGTCTCATTATCATCGGCACGTCCGCGTCCGAGCAGGCGCTTGACGAGCTCCTCTTCATCGACCATGAGATTGACGACGGCATCGAGCTTGAGCTTATTGCCGGATAGCATCCTGTCCAGCGCTTCGGCCTGCGGGAGCGAGCGGGGGAACCCGTCGAGGAGGAAGCCCTTGGCGCAGTCGGGGGCCTTTATCCGTTCGGCTATCATATTGATGATGACAGTGTCGGGCACCAGTTCTCCTTTCTGCATGAAGCCGTTCGCCTCGGCGCCGAGTTTGGTGCCGTTCTTCACGTTCTCGCGAAGCATGTCGCCGGTGGATATGTGTGCGATGGAGTAATGGTCCTTCAAACGGGCAGCCTGCGTGCCTTTGCCTCCGCCGGGCGCTCCGACAAGTATCAATATCATAGTAGCTCCTTGGAAGTAGTGCGGGGGATTGTATCATGCGATGGCAAATTTGTAAATCAGGAATAGTTTGATATACTCTCCGCCATGAACGATTTGCAGCGCCGGATCATCATCGTCAGAGTTGCCGCCGGTATCTTCATCCTGCTTGCGGCGCTCGGCCTCGCCGTTCTTTTTTCGAGCACGCCCGCGGTACGTATCGCCATGCGTACCGCGAAACCGGAGGAATTGACGGCGCGCACGTCCGCACGTGTTGTCGCCGTGAACCTCTCCGGCACGTTCAGAAAAGGCCCGGGTGTTTCGGGAACACTAGCCGGCTCATGGCCGCGCTTCCGCGGTGAGCGCATGGATAATATCGTCCATGAAACGCCCCCGCTCTCTTCGTCGATGGGCGCACCGAAGGTGCTGTGGTCGCTCGATCTTGGCGAGGGTTATGCCGGACCTGCGGTGGCCAACGGCCGCGTATATATCATCGACTATGATGAGGCGAGCCGAAGCGATGTGATACGCGTGCACTCCGTTGATGACGGACGCGAGCTGTGGCGCCGCTCGTATAAGAACGATATCAAACGCAATCACGGCATGTCGCGTACCACCCCTGCCGTCGCCGGGAATTATCTCGTGACCATCGGTCCGAAATGTCACGTTGTCTGCCTCGATGCCGCTACCGGCGATTTCCGCTGGGGCATCGATCTGGTAAAGGAAGAAGGCACGAAAGTGCCGCTCTGGTATGCCGGCCAATGTCCGCTCATCGATAATGGCATTGCCGTGATAGCGCCCGGCGGGAAGAACATCCTCATCGGGATCGATTGTGCTTCCGGTAAGGTCGTCTGGCGGACGCCCAATACCGCGCGGTGGAATATGTCGCATGCATCGGTCATGCCCGTGACGTTGCTCGGCCGCCGCATGTATGTATACCCCGCATTAGGCGGGGTCATCGGCGTGTCGGCGGGGCCGGGGACGAGGGGTGAAGTGCTTTTCACGACGACGGCGTGGAACGCATCCATCATCGTGCCTTCGGCTGTTCCCATCGGTACGGATAAACTATTCCTGACGGCGGGATACGGCGTGGGCAGTGCTGTCTTCACGCTTGCGCCCCGCGGAGGCGGCTTTTCCGTTACGCGAACGGCACAGTACGGCAAAGAGACGTTCGCCTCCGAACAGCAGACGCCGATACTCTACAACGGTCGCCTCTTCACCGTCATGCCCGCCGATGCCATGGCGCGAAAACAGCAGCTCGTATCGATGACAACCGACGGAAAGGTCATATGGGAAAGCGGGAAGGATGATCGCTTCGGCCTCGGCGCGTACATGATCGCTGACGGGAAGATATTCCTTCTCGATGACAACGGAATGCTCACCTGCGCCCGCGCCGACGGTACATCGTATCAGCGGCTCTATCGCGTGAAGATATTGTCAGGGCGCGAATCCTGGGCGCCGATGGCGATGATTTCCGGGCGGCTTATCGCTCGCGATTCGAAACGCATGGTGTGCATCGATGTGAGGGCACGATGAAAAGAACGATACTCATCATCACGATACTCTGCGTCGGGCTCGGTATTGTCATTGCATATTTTCTGCTTCATAAGGACACGGACCCGAAAGAATACGATATGAATGTCTTCGGCTCTTCTGAACCGGTATATGCCGAGCGGACGCCCATTCCCGTTCCCGCATCGTCGCTTCTCGCTCTCGCCGTCAGCGGCGACTCCGTGTATGTATCCGCGGACGGGAGTGTCTTTATCTACGGCACGAATGGGAAAAGCCGCACGTCATTCGCCGTGTTCGGCAAAGCCGGCTGCATCGCCGTTGATGGGGGTGTTTTTCTCGGCATGGGGAACCATGTGTCGGTGTACAGCCGCACCGGGAAGCTCATCGCGAACTGGCAGTATACCGATGAAAGGTCAGAGCTCGTGTCCATCGCGGTACGCGGCAATGACGTGTTCGCCGCCGATTTCAAGAACCGCATCATCTGGAAATATGACAGGCAGGGAACGCTTACAGGAACGGTGGCAAAACGCGATGAAGCGAACGGTGTGCCGGGGCTTGTGCTTCCGAGCCCCTATTGCGATGTGATAGTGTCCGACGCCGTGTGGGTGGCGAATACCGGCAGGCTCTCTATAGAGAAATATTCTCTGGACGGGAAGTTCATCAGCGCATGGGGGAAGCCCGGTGTCGGTCTTTCGGAATTCCCCGGGTGCTGCAACCCCGCCCATATCGCACGAACGCCCTCCGGCGGCTTCGTCACGAGCGAGAAAGGTCTTTTACGGATAAAAGAGTTCGACGGCTCCGGAAAATTCATCGGCCTTATCACGCGTCCCGGAGATTTTCATCCGACAGCGCATCCGCCCGCAGTCGCTGTGGATAATGCGGGTCGCGTCTATGCGCTCGATACGTATCGGAAAGCGGTGCGTGTGTTCGAGAGAACGGTGAAAGGAAGGTAAATGATGAAGAAGCGTATTGCCTCATCCCGCCGCGCATTTTTTCTCAACGCCGCGCGAGTCGGTGTTCTCGGGTCGATAGTCGCTCTGGGTACGGTATTGCTTTCGCGGGTAAAGCTTGCATCGGCGGCACAATGCGAACGAAAGAGCGTGTGTGTTATCTGTTCCGACGTGTTCACCTGCGAAAAGCCCATTGCCCGGAAAACGGCGAAAACGATATCGTCGACACTGAAGGCGAAGCTCGGGGTGAAACGATGACCGAGTCGCGGAAGAAATTCATAATAACCGCCTTGCGCACGGGCATCGGGGCGCTCGCGGCGGCTATGTTCGGTTTTTCGTTCACGCGTACGAAAAACCAGAAAATGGTATGGCAGATCGACCCGGAGAAATGTACCCAGTGCGGACGCTGTGCGACCGCCTGCGTACTCCGTCAGTCGGCGGTAAAATGCGTGAACCGTTTCTCCATGTGCGGTTACTGCGATCTGTGTTTCGGCTTTTTTCGGCCGGGGGCGAATGCGCTCACCTCCGCCGCGGAGAACCACATCTGTCCCACCGACGCTATAAAAAGGAAATTCATCGAGGACCCGTATTTCGAATATACGATCGATGAATCGCTCTGCATCGGCTGCGCGAAATGCGTGAAGGGCTGCACCGCGTTCGGCAACGGCTCATTCTTCCTGCAGATACGTCATGATCTCTGCGTGCAGTGCAATTCCTGCTCCATAGAGCGCGTTTGCCCGTCGTACGCGATATCTCGGATACCAGCGGATAAACCGTATCTTATCAAGGGTGAGGAGCGATCATGAGAACATTAATTCACCCCTATCCCCCAGCCCCTTTCCCCTCATAGAAGGGAAAGGGGAGCGTGTTCTTTAATATTCTTACTCCCTTTCCCCTTTTGAAGGGGAAAGGGTTGGGGATAGGGGTTATTCTCGCGTTTGTTTTCTGTCTTTGCTCAGTTTCCGCCTTTTCCGAAGAACGCTTCCCGCGTCCGGAATTCGAATCATCCTATGCCGCACCCGTATATCAGCATCCGTTATCGCGCGGTACGGCGATGGAATATGCTGATACGGCGGTGCTCATCATCACGCTCCTTCTTGCGTCATATTTCTCGCTTAAGCGCCGGAGCAGGCGTGGGCTTTTCCTTGTCATGGCGTTCTCGCTCGCGTATTTCGGGTTCTACCGGCACGGCTGCATCTGTCCCGTCGGTTCGATACAGAACGTCGCCTCCGCATTTTTCGACAACACCTATTCGATACCGATAACCGTCGTCCTCTTTTTTCTTCTGCCTATCGTGACGACGCTTTTTTTTGGACGATCGTTCTGCGCATCGGTGTGCCCGCTCGGTGCAGCGCAGGATATCGTCGCCGTCCGCCCGGTCGCCGTGCCCAAGCCGCTAGCCAGGGCGCTTTCGCTTATTCCATACCTCTATCTCGGGGCAGCGATAATATTCGCCGCTACCGGGGCAAGTTATCTCATCTGCCGGTTCGATCCCTTCGTCTCGTTCTTCCGTCTCTCCGGCGATGTGTGGCGCCTTTCGCTCGGCGGTATTTTCCTGCTCCTCGCGGTTTTCGTCGCGCGGCCCTATTGCCGTTTTCTCTGCCCCTACGGTGCCATACTGAACTTGGTCTCTCGCGTGTCGATATTTCGC
The sequence above is a segment of the Spirochaetota bacterium genome. Coding sequences within it:
- a CDS encoding rhodanese-like domain-containing protein; the protein is MKDIPLVPISAGALLIALVLFVLIGKRTQAADANISHITAKEAMALITTNKGAKNFVILDVRTPNEFAEGHIAGATNIDYYAPDFKERIAKLDKKKTYLILCRSGNRSGKSAAFMSESGYTGLFNMKGGMMGWEFDRLPVSRK
- a CDS encoding adenylate kinase; translation: MILILVGAPGGGKGTQAARLKDHYSIAHISTGDMLRENVKNGTKLGAEANGFMQKGELVPDTVIINMIAERIKAPDCAKGFLLDGFPRSLPQAEALDRMLSGNKLKLDAVVNLMVDEEELVKRLLGRGRADDNETTIRNRLSVFKNQTEPVLGHYAKQKLVKNTNGMGTIDEIYNRITTTLA
- a CDS encoding PQQ-binding-like beta-propeller repeat protein, whose product is MNDLQRRIIIVRVAAGIFILLAALGLAVLFSSTPAVRIAMRTAKPEELTARTSARVVAVNLSGTFRKGPGVSGTLAGSWPRFRGERMDNIVHETPPLSSSMGAPKVLWSLDLGEGYAGPAVANGRVYIIDYDEASRSDVIRVHSVDDGRELWRRSYKNDIKRNHGMSRTTPAVAGNYLVTIGPKCHVVCLDAATGDFRWGIDLVKEEGTKVPLWYAGQCPLIDNGIAVIAPGGKNILIGIDCASGKVVWRTPNTARWNMSHASVMPVTLLGRRMYVYPALGGVIGVSAGPGTRGEVLFTTTAWNASIIVPSAVPIGTDKLFLTAGYGVGSAVFTLAPRGGGFSVTRTAQYGKETFASEQQTPILYNGRLFTVMPADAMARKQQLVSMTTDGKVIWESGKDDRFGLGAYMIADGKIFLLDDNGMLTCARADGTSYQRLYRVKILSGRESWAPMAMISGRLIARDSKRMVCIDVRAR
- a CDS encoding 4Fe-4S binding protein, yielding MTESRKKFIITALRTGIGALAAAMFGFSFTRTKNQKMVWQIDPEKCTQCGRCATACVLRQSAVKCVNRFSMCGYCDLCFGFFRPGANALTSAAENHICPTDAIKRKFIEDPYFEYTIDESLCIGCAKCVKGCTAFGNGSFFLQIRHDLCVQCNSCSIERVCPSYAISRIPADKPYLIKGEERS
- a CDS encoding 4Fe-4S binding protein, translating into MEYADTAVLIITLLLASYFSLKRRSRRGLFLVMAFSLAYFGFYRHGCICPVGSIQNVASAFFDNTYSIPITVVLFFLLPIVTTLFFGRSFCASVCPLGAAQDIVAVRPVAVPKPLARALSLIPYLYLGAAIIFAATGASYLICRFDPFVSFFRLSGDVWRLSLGGIFLLLAVFVARPYCRFLCPYGAILNLVSRVSIFRVTITPTDCIKCRRCENACPFDAIETPVTEDVKKPSARQRIILAAVFPVSMAIFAVGASGLTSFTAGMHSKVSLARQIDREERAGAKMTYESRTYRSLGASLDDLANEAASIERRFAVMMPIAGALFGLAVAVLLFSLAYLRPRNDYEPNRGNCVSCGRCFAYCPRYYRPKAASIKEN